Part of the Kitasatospora sp. NBC_01266 genome, GCGCCGGGCCGTGCGAGATGCGGTCGGGCACCTGGATGACGCCGCCGACAAAGGCCGGCGCCGCCGTGAGCCGGACCATCGCGCCCTGCACCTGCGCGATGTGACCTGCCGCTCCGGCCGTACCACCCACGCCCTGCCGACCCGGCGCGGACCGATCGCCGCGATCAGCGGCTGGACCCTCGGCGAGCCCGAGAAGGACCGAGCCGCGCGGAGCGGAGTAGGCCCCGTGGCGAGGGCCTTCCGTCCGCGGTCTGCGTGCCTTGGGGCTGCCGCGCTTCTACCTGCCGCTTACGCGAGCAACTGCAGGTGGATCGCGAGGACTCCGAGCTGCTCTTTCGCGGGTGGGTAGATGGCGCGGCAGGCGGCCAGGAGATGGTTTGCGGGTCATGCCTTCGCTGCCGATCGCTTGGTTGTCTTCGGTGCCGAGCATGGCGTCGAAGGAGTCGAAGGAGGGGTACTCGGCGACCTTGGTGACGCGGGTGCGGCAGATGGTGTCTCCGGAGGCGAAGACGAGGCCACGTGGACCCTGACCTGCGCTGGGGAGTTTCGCCTCGGAGCCGGTGAGTTTCGGTTGGCATTGCAGGTCAGCGGCCGGCGAGAGCGGCACGCGCTACGCCGTCCGGGGGGGCGGGGTTCGGCTCGGCAGCGCGGCGGGCAGAGCCTGCGACATGACGACACCCCAGGCCAGGCACCGCGACCGTCGCCGCCGTCCGACCGCGCCGACCGTTTCCGCACCGGCCTCCCCGGTCCGCGCCGGATGGTCGCCGGCCCCCGATCCGGCCGGGCGGTGGATGCTGCCGGACCTGGTCCAGCGAGCACCTGACCCCGGGCGGGATGGTCGTCCGGACGAGCTGGCACGAGCCCGCGTGCACGACGTGGGCCCGACCGCCCGCACAGCCCCGGTGACCGGACCGTTCCAGGGTCCTGACCCGCCGTCACACCTTCGAGCGGACTCCCCGGCCCCGGGGCCGGGAACACTCCTCGCCATGACCGACACCAAGCTGTTCCAGCCCGGCACCACCGCGATCCGCCGCGACGTCCACGCCGACCGGGTATGGACCGCGATGCCGCAACGCGTGATCGACGACACCGGCCACATGCTGACCCTGGCCTACTGGCCGGGCATCGAGAGCCTGGCCCCGACAGCCTGGATCACCTCGACCCGCACCGGCGACGACGCCACCCGCCAGCAGGGCCTGGCCGACCTGGCGGCCGGCACCTGGACCCTGGACCACTACCAGTGGACCGGCACCGAGCTGCTGTCCCACTTCCTGAACAGCGAGTGGTTCTCCGTGCACCGCTTCCAGGACGCCACCACGAAGGAACCACTGCGCTGGTACGTGAACTTCGAGCACCCCTACCGGCGCCGCCCCGGCCTCGGCATCGACACCATGGACCTCGCCCTCGACCTGGTCATCACCCCCGACCTGTCGGGGCACCACTGGAAAGACCAGGAAGAGTACGCCCAGCTGCGCCGCCTCGGTGTGGTCGACGACTACGTGGGCCGCCAGGTCGAGCGGGCCCGAGAACGGGCGATCGGCATGCTGGACGACCGCACCGGGCCGTTCGCCGGCGGCTGGCCGACCTGGGCACCGGATCCGTCCTGGCCGCTGCCGACGCTGCCGCCCGGCGCCGAGGAAGCGGCCACCTCGGCGACCGCGTACCGGCCATGACGAGCAGCGGCACGGGAAGCGGGCCGGCCCGCGTGCGGGTGCGCGCGGTCCTGCTCCACAACTGCCGAGCCGCCTCGCAGGATTTGGCTCATTGAGCCGAAGCGCGATAGCGGGGCGGGCATGTTGTCACCGGGATTTGTTCCGGCGGCGGCAGGCTCGCCTCGCATACAAACCCAGAGTGCAAGCGAAAGGCGCGCACCCGGCGGACCGCGATCCGTCAAATGCGCGCCTATGTGACGCCCTGTCAATGTGGCATCAGGTTCTCGGTACTGTGGCCACGGGCACCGAGACCGTTCAACTCAGTTGCCGGTGAAGACGATCAAGGTCAGATTCGCCCCGTAAGTGTTTGTGCACGCGCCTCGGTAG contains:
- a CDS encoding DUF402 domain-containing protein translates to MTDTKLFQPGTTAIRRDVHADRVWTAMPQRVIDDTGHMLTLAYWPGIESLAPTAWITSTRTGDDATRQQGLADLAAGTWTLDHYQWTGTELLSHFLNSEWFSVHRFQDATTKEPLRWYVNFEHPYRRRPGLGIDTMDLALDLVITPDLSGHHWKDQEEYAQLRRLGVVDDYVGRQVERARERAIGMLDDRTGPFAGGWPTWAPDPSWPLPTLPPGAEEAATSATAYRP